One Fundulus heteroclitus isolate FHET01 chromosome 11, MU-UCD_Fhet_4.1, whole genome shotgun sequence DNA segment encodes these proteins:
- the LOC118564618 gene encoding uncharacterized protein LOC118564618, whose amino-acid sequence MELEGLKRSLQFLEDAGVTVTDLTTDRHSSVKKFMREIYPSINHWFDAWHIAKGITKKLDASSKKKLCHTISPWIHSISNHVYWCGASSDGNAELVVAKWKSVMNHIVDIHEHPFENFPTCAHDELVEDREWIAEGSRAHVEVNSIVTNRTLLADIGKLSPHVQTSSVESYHKVVCFFAPKFLHFFYHSMNARLMLAILHFNENSNRQQAKNKAGKEMWQLSFPKAKKGEPVAKQVEVPSYIDELLDEVMARREAIPSYEVARQDLEAQIAPEYVKDQYDKVDKLTVVATRKSRFTQLGI is encoded by the exons ATGGAGTTGGAAGGCCTAAAGAGGTCACTTCAATTCCTAGAAGATGCTGGAGTCACTGTTACTGACTTGACAACAGACCGTCATTCCAGTGTTAAAAAGTTTATGCGCGAGATTTATCCCTCAATTAATCACTGGTTTGATGCCTGGCATATAGCAAAAG GTATTACAAAAAAGCTTGACGCATCATCAAAGAAAAAGTTATGTCACACCATCTCACCGTGGATCCACAGCATCTCCAACCATGTATATTGGTGTGGGGCAAGCAGTGATGGAAATGCTGAGCTGGTTGTGGCCAAGTGGAAGTCGGTGATGAACCACATTGTAGACATCCACGAACACCCATTTGAGAACTTTCCAACCTGTGCACATGATGAGTTGGTAGAGGACAGAGAGTGGATTGCAGAAg GTTCAAGGGCCCATGTTGAGGTGAACTCAATTGTCACTAACCGTACTCTGCTTGCTGACATTGGTAAATTGTCACCTCATGTGCAGACATCAAGTGTTGAAAGCTACCACAAGGTGGTGTGCTTCTTTGCACCAAAGTTCTTGCACTTTTTCTACCACAGTATGAATGCCAG ATTGATGCTTGCCATTCTCCATTTCAATGAGAATTCCAACAGACAGCAGGCTAAGAACaaagctggaaaagaaatgtggCAGCTCTCATttccaaaggcaaaaaaaggagAACCAGTAGCCAAACAAGTTGAAGTCCCTT CATACATTGATGAGTTGTTGGATGAAGTAATGGCTCGTCGGGAGGCCATACCTTCTTATGAAGTTGCAAGGCAAGATTTAGAAGCCCAAATTGCTCCTGAATACGTGAAAGACCAATATGACAAGGTTGATAAACTCACAGTTGTGGCAACTAGGAAGTCGAGGTTTACACAGTTGGGTATTTAA
- the LOC105921050 gene encoding uncharacterized protein LOC105921050 isoform X2 → MEPTEVVKGLGLERIKEDGGFKAPNEEPFIRWSLAVGPEEMKDAELRLLKKTFPDQMEVEAAGQQNFLWKFATSPAFQETSRFGSYRFTFPLQEVLTAYREQFCSGAEPDMRVYETVLYKQQVMYVVLVHSPEFSWKFSDYPLLRDDPEAVCVYRDGCFIWRAEAMCETHWYELIKSETNQMEAKRLESDEFYVWDIVAVALHVENTQVLKFDVNKLRQKLKYCKAGKVKSCGILQTLKMPNTWFRPCGQSGWVLWKWNSHLS, encoded by the exons ATGGAACCAACAGAAGTTGTCAAAG GATTGGGGTTAGAAAGGATAAAGGAGGATGGAGGCTTCAAGGCTCCAAATGAAGAACCCTTTATAAGGTGGAGTTTGGCTGTGGGACCAGAGGAGATGAAGGACGCTGAGCTGAGGCTCCTGAAGAAGACGTTCCCAGACCAGATGGAGGTGGAAGCTGCTGGGCAGCAGAACTTCCTGTGGAAGTTTGCCACCTCTCCAGCCTTTCAGGAGACGTCCCGATTTGGCTCGTACCGCTTCACCTTCCCCCTGCAGGAGGTGCTGACGGCCTACAGAGAGCAG TTTTGCTCTGGAGCTGAGCCCGACATGCGGGTCTACGAGACGGTTCTGTACAAACAGCAAGTGATGTACGTTGTTCTGGTCCACAGTCCAGAGTTCAGTTGGAAGTTTTCAGACTATCCTTTACTGAGGGACGACCCAGAAGCCGTCTGCGTTTACAGAGACGGATGTTTTATCTGGAGGGCAGAGGCCATGTGTGAGACTCACTG GTATGAGCTAATCAAGAGTGAGACAAACCAGATGGAAGCCAAACGTCTGGAGAGTGATGAGTTTTACGTTTGGGACATTGTTGCTGTTGCCCTGCATGTAGAGAATACTCAG GTGCTGAAGTTTGATGTTAATAAACTTCGACAGAAACTGAAGTACTGTAAAGCAGGCAAAGTCAAATCCTGTGGTATTTTACAGACCTTGAAGATGCCAAACACTTGGTTCAGACCTTGTGGCCAAAGTGGCTGGGTCCTCTGGAAGTGGAACTCTCACTTAAGCTGA
- the LOC105921050 gene encoding uncharacterized protein LOC105921050 isoform X1, translating to MILLTHQDQTEPDIQNLPLEVQEILAEKVGYRYRVFNSSLDHRDPQLVSDLLNEINFLSDHRAPLLPPAVIIHQDAPPCPKLPLDDYHIPPTNYTQELTRQEQLHLHSLRVTLSQCRLIEASTRAQSAVPQWHFLRKKRVTASQFRQVCHVREVKTANNLAVRILEGMRPTADMQRGRDMQPEALKYYATMKKVNTTPCGFVVHPDAPWLGASPDGLVYDPEENPEFGLVEIKCPNTQSYSNCKYLVIEEGEYKLRESDRYYWQVQGQLLITGMSWCDFVVRATDDMFVQRIYRDEEVMARLKQGCDQFFFYTYLPKYLSGSLKITDLQYC from the exons ATGATTCTCCTGACCCACCAGGaccagacagaaccagacatCCAGAACCTGCCACTAGAGGTGCAGGAGATCCTGGCTGAGAAAGTGGGCTACAGATACCGGGTCTTCAACAGCAGCCTTGACCACAGAGACCCCCAACTGGTCTCAGATCTGCTGAATGAG ATAAATTTTCTGTCCGATCACCGTGCTCCATTGCTTCCTCCTGCTGTGATTATACATCAAGACGCACCACCTTGTCCCAAACTGCCACTGGACGACTACCACATCCCACCAACCAACTATACGCAGGAACTGACGAGGCAGGAACAACTTCATCTCCACTCACTGCGTGTGACATTGTCCCAGTGTCGTCTCATTGAAGCGTCAACAAGAGCTCAAAGTGCAGTACCCCAATGGCATTTTCTGAGGAAAAAGAGGGTGACGGCGTCTCAGTTCAGACAGGTGTGTCATGTGCGAGAGGTCAAAACTGCTAACAACCTGGCTGTGAGGATCCTAGAGGGAATGAGACCGACTGCAGACATGCAGAGAGGGCGTGACATGCAACCAGAAGCTTTGAAATACTACGCAACCATGAAAAAGGTGAACACAACCCCGTGTGGGTTTGTTGTGCACCCAGATGCGCCATGGTTGGGAGCATCACCTGACGGGCTGGTGTATGATCCAGAGGAGAATCCTGAGTTTGGATTGGTGGAAATTAAGTGTCCCAACACTCAGAGCTACAGCAACTGTAAATACCTGGTGATTGAGGAAGGCGAGTACAAACTTAGGGAGAGTGACCGTTATTACTGGCAGGTACAGGGGCAGCTGCTCATCACGGGAATGTCATGGTGCGACTTTGTTGTACGTGCCACTGATGACATGTTTGTGCAGCGCATTTATAGGGATGAGGAGGTGATGGCCCGTCTAAAACAGGGGTGtgatcagtttttcttttatacttACCTCCCAAAATATTTATCTGGAAGTTTAAAGATAACAGATCTTCAGTACTGCTAG